In the Arachis ipaensis cultivar K30076 chromosome B10, Araip1.1, whole genome shotgun sequence genome, one interval contains:
- the LOC107624204 gene encoding NAC transcription factor 25-like: protein MDSCQPQLPPGFRFHPTDEELIVHYLKRKASSAPLPVAIIADVDLYKFDPWELPSKATFGEQEWYFFSPRDRKYPNGARPNRAATSGYWKATGTDKPIIASDGQHRLGVKKALVFYGGKPPKGVKTNWIMHEYRLTTTHNNNSISSSKSFPSLPSHLPSANNKKNSLRLDDWVLCRIYEKSNRGNFARTALMEHHDHDDDDDDNKDQLSAETTSMIENMSTMSSQNSKPTQHYGPLLVQNDDNFFDGILAADHHNQQHNLPMKRTLVNMNNSQFWNETNKRFHCDLNNNTNIVANNDEDNTSFVSLLSHNQIPHHPTNNASLLDPTVADGVFRQHFQLQAINWNL, encoded by the exons ATGGATTCATGTCAACCCCAACTCCCACCGGGATTCAGGTTCCACCCAACCGACGAAGAACTCATCGTTCACTACCTCAAGAGAAAAGCTTCCTCTGCTCCTCTCCCCGTCGCCATCATCGCCGACGTTGATCTCTACAAGTTCGACCCATGGGAGCTTCCAA GTAAGGCCACGTTTGGGGAGCAAGAATGGTATTTCTTTAGTCCGAGGGATCGCAAGTATCCGAATGGGGCTCGCCCAAACAGAGCAGCTACGTCCGGATATTGGAAGGCCACCGGCACTGATAAGCCTATTATTGCGTCTGATGGCCAACACCGACTCGGCGTCAAGAAAGCTCTCGTCTTCTATGGTGGCAAGCCTCCTAAAGGGGTTAAAACCAATTGGATCATGCACGAATATAGACTCACTACTACTCATAACAACAATTCTATCTCATCATCAAAGTCTTTTCCTTCTCTTCCTTCTCATCTTCCTTCCGCCAATAACAAGAAGAATTCCTTGAGG cttGATGATTGGGTGTTGTGCCGAATATATGAAAAAAGCAACCGTGGCAATTTTGCAAGAACAGCGTTGATGGAGCACcatgatcatgatgatgatgatgatgacaatAAGGATCAGCTTTCCGCGGAAACAACGAGTATGATAGAAAACATGTCCACGATGAGTAGTCAGAATTCCAAGCCCACACAACATTATGGACCATTGCTGGTTCAAAACGATGACAACTTCTTCGATGGAATCTTAGCTGCTGATCATCATAATCAACAACACAACTTGCCAATGAAGAGGACACTGGTGAATATGAATAATTCACAGTTTTGGAATGAGACAAACAAGAGGTTCCATTGTGATCTCAATAACAACACTAACATTGTTGCTAATAATGATGAGGATAACACTTCCTTTGTTTCACTGCTTAGCCATAATCAGATTCCTCATCATCCTACTAACAATGCTTCTCTTCTTGACCCTACTGTTGCTGATGGTGTTTTCAGGCAACACTTTCAACTTCAAGCAATTAATTGGAACTTATAG